The following are encoded together in the Deinococcus humi genome:
- a CDS encoding ABC transporter ATP-binding protein, with amino-acid sequence MTAPLLSVRDLNVRIPTPGGVLHAVRGVNFDLLPGEVLGLVGESGSGKSVTLRSLIRLHRPPIAMTGTVEYGGQNLLTASEARLRDVRGSQISMIFQEPMSALNPVLTVGEQIGENLREHRGLRGRAAQERAAELLDLTGIPSPRARLADYPHQFSGGMRQRAMIAIALASEPQLLLADEPTTALDVTIQDQILRLLLRLREELHMSVILVTHDLGVVAQTCDRVAVMYGGRLVETAGVRDLFHAPKHAYTLGLLRSLPGAGEHRRPLQPIPGGPPDLRSLPPGCPFAPRCEYVTDACRGHEPPLLEVAPGRFSACIHYDKLPALKASLEEVGV; translated from the coding sequence ATGACGGCCCCGCTTCTCAGCGTGCGTGATCTGAACGTCCGCATTCCCACGCCCGGAGGGGTCTTGCATGCCGTCCGGGGAGTCAATTTCGACCTGTTGCCCGGCGAGGTGCTGGGCCTGGTGGGGGAGTCGGGCAGCGGCAAGAGCGTGACCCTGCGCTCGCTGATCCGCCTGCACCGCCCGCCGATTGCAATGACGGGAACGGTGGAGTACGGCGGCCAGAATCTCCTGACGGCTTCAGAAGCCAGGCTGCGGGACGTGCGCGGGTCTCAGATCAGCATGATCTTTCAGGAACCGATGTCGGCGCTGAACCCGGTGCTGACGGTGGGCGAGCAGATCGGGGAGAACTTGCGGGAACATCGGGGACTGCGGGGCCGCGCGGCGCAGGAGCGGGCCGCCGAGCTGCTGGACCTGACCGGTATTCCCAGCCCCCGGGCCCGCCTCGCCGACTATCCGCATCAGTTCTCCGGCGGGATGCGCCAGCGGGCCATGATCGCCATCGCGCTGGCCTCCGAGCCGCAACTGCTGCTGGCCGACGAGCCGACGACAGCGCTGGACGTGACCATCCAGGATCAGATTCTGCGCTTGTTGCTGCGGCTGCGCGAGGAACTGCACATGAGCGTCATTCTGGTCACACACGATCTGGGCGTGGTGGCCCAAACCTGTGACCGTGTGGCCGTGATGTACGGTGGCCGCCTGGTGGAGACGGCGGGGGTGCGTGACCTGTTCCACGCGCCCAAACACGCCTACACGCTGGGGCTGCTGCGGAGCCTGCCCGGGGCCGGAGAACATCGCCGTCCCTTGCAGCCGATTCCCGGTGGTCCACCCGATTTGCGGTCCTTGCCGCCGGGCTGCCCCTTCGCGCCGCGCTGCGAATACGTGACCGACGCCTGCCGTGGCCATGAGCCACCGCTGCTGGAGGTCGCCCCGGGCCGCTTCAGCGCCTGCATTCATTACGACAAGTTGCCGGCGCTGAAGGCCAGCCTTGAGGAGGTGGGCGTATGA
- a CDS encoding ABC transporter ATP-binding protein produces MTVPLSGATPPLMEIHGLTKTFPVGQSLLARLRGQPRRAVQALTDVELTVRRGETLGIVGESGCGKSTLARTLVRLYDADRGSVRYGDLDVLTLRGADLRQYNRQVQMIFQDPYSSLNPRMTVEAMLREALSVHRMRPPAEQPARVRELLRLVGLPPEAAGRLPHEFSGGQRQRIGIARALALEPQCLIADELVSALDVSVQAQVVNLLLELQERLDLTVLFVAHDLRLVRHISHRVAVMYLGRVVEVSDTGAIFTSPRHPYTQALLAAAPTLDPTQRTAAPAITGELPSPLNVPSGCAFRTRCPHAFDRCATERPALLKLADGPEVACHLYDSGASPSTVPLKVAT; encoded by the coding sequence ATGACCGTTCCGCTTTCCGGGGCCACTCCGCCCCTGATGGAGATTCATGGGCTCACCAAGACGTTCCCGGTGGGCCAGAGCTTGCTGGCGCGTTTACGTGGGCAACCACGGCGCGCCGTGCAGGCCCTGACCGACGTGGAACTGACCGTGCGGCGCGGCGAGACGCTGGGCATCGTGGGCGAGAGCGGCTGCGGCAAATCCACGCTGGCGCGGACGCTGGTGCGGCTGTACGACGCGGACAGAGGCAGCGTTCGGTACGGCGATCTGGACGTGCTGACGCTGCGCGGCGCGGACCTGCGGCAGTACAACCGCCAAGTGCAGATGATCTTTCAGGATCCGTATTCCAGCCTCAACCCGCGTATGACTGTGGAGGCCATGCTGCGCGAGGCGCTGAGTGTGCACAGGATGCGCCCACCCGCGGAGCAACCCGCCCGCGTGCGCGAACTGCTGCGGCTGGTGGGCCTGCCGCCCGAAGCTGCGGGCCGCCTGCCGCATGAGTTTTCCGGTGGTCAGCGCCAGCGCATCGGGATCGCGCGGGCACTGGCTCTGGAACCCCAGTGCTTGATTGCCGACGAGCTGGTGTCCGCGCTGGACGTTTCGGTCCAGGCACAGGTGGTCAACCTGCTGCTGGAGTTGCAGGAGCGCCTGGACCTGACCGTACTGTTCGTGGCGCATGATCTACGACTGGTGCGCCACATCTCCCACCGGGTGGCGGTGATGTATCTGGGCCGGGTGGTGGAGGTTTCCGACACGGGCGCGATTTTCACCTCGCCGCGTCATCCCTACACGCAGGCCCTGCTGGCTGCCGCGCCCACCCTTGATCCCACCCAGCGCACGGCGGCCCCGGCCATCACCGGCGAATTGCCCAGCCCGCTGAATGTGCCGAGCGGCTGCGCCTTCCGGACCCGCTGCCCGCACGCCTTTGACCGCTGTGCCACCGAGCGCCCCGCGCTGCTGAAGCTGGCCGATGGCCCGGAGGTGGCCTGCCATCTGTACGATTCCGGCGCCTCTCCCAGCACCGTCCCGCTTAAGGTGGCGACATGA
- a CDS encoding GntR family transcriptional regulator, with protein sequence MNLGATSAILDTESFGWPLGIDRSLGVPVGAQLRGQLEYGIACGDIPRGARLPSVRELSQELGVAHMTVAGVYKELLGLGLIVTARGRGTFVADVPQPPPGPDPARLTRLLADTLAQAEGEGYSLRQIGEAMNALIARGARPTHTGVNVLLVGLFADATRGYAADVQAILPAGDRVQAVTLDDLRSRHALESAQNADVVLSLAHRLNETRALLPGREVIPVGFIPSQRTRAALAALDPMIRLAIVATFEEFLPTFLSGVRRFAPHVSAVQATHLHANNLQGVLDACDVAIYATGSETVRTLMPHKPALEYRHIVDPRDIEGLVLPAVEAQRAPHHTKEPL encoded by the coding sequence ATGAATCTGGGAGCGACTTCGGCAATACTGGACACCGAATCTTTCGGCTGGCCGCTGGGCATCGACCGCAGTCTGGGCGTTCCGGTGGGGGCGCAGCTGCGTGGGCAACTGGAATACGGCATCGCCTGCGGCGATATTCCCCGCGGCGCGCGGCTGCCCAGCGTGCGCGAGCTGTCGCAGGAACTGGGCGTGGCCCACATGACGGTGGCGGGCGTGTACAAGGAGCTGCTGGGGCTGGGGCTGATCGTCACGGCGCGTGGACGCGGCACCTTCGTGGCGGACGTTCCGCAGCCGCCGCCCGGTCCCGATCCGGCACGGTTGACCCGGCTGCTCGCGGACACCCTGGCGCAAGCCGAGGGCGAGGGATATAGCCTGCGCCAAATCGGCGAGGCCATGAACGCCCTGATCGCGCGTGGGGCACGGCCCACGCACACCGGTGTCAACGTGCTGCTGGTGGGCCTGTTTGCCGACGCCACCCGCGGGTACGCGGCGGATGTGCAGGCGATCCTGCCTGCCGGCGACCGGGTGCAGGCGGTCACGCTGGACGATCTGCGCTCCAGGCACGCACTGGAGAGCGCCCAGAACGCCGATGTGGTGCTCTCGCTGGCCCACCGACTGAATGAAACGCGTGCGCTGCTGCCAGGGCGGGAAGTCATTCCGGTGGGCTTCATTCCCTCGCAGCGGACCCGTGCGGCGCTGGCGGCCCTTGATCCCATGATCCGGCTGGCGATTGTGGCGACGTTCGAGGAGTTCCTGCCCACTTTCCTGAGCGGTGTCAGACGTTTCGCGCCGCATGTGTCCGCCGTCCAGGCCACCCACCTGCACGCCAACAATCTGCAGGGTGTGCTGGACGCCTGCGACGTGGCGATCTACGCCACCGGCTCCGAGACGGTCCGGACCCTGATGCCCCACAAACCTGCTCTCGAATACCGACACATCGTCGATCCGCGCGACATTGAGGGACTGGTGCTGCCTGCCGTCGAGGCCCAGAGAGCACCTCACCACACCAAGGAGCCGTTATGA
- a CDS encoding creatininase family protein — MTAIEEMNWMQLEDYLKRDDRCILPLGSTEQHAHLSLCVDNILPSKLAQDAVGDSGVPVFPVLPYGITPYFRAYPGSINLRVQTYLAIVRDILDALHEQGFRRILIVNGHGGNTPAQGFAAEWMADHPGTQVKFHNWWNAPQVWAKVQATDPNASHASWMENFPWTRLDGVQMPDEEKAAIDLNYMRLLHPEALRDYLGEGNFGGRFQRPDEDMQAIWDVAVAETRALLEGGWAES; from the coding sequence ATGACCGCCATCGAAGAGATGAACTGGATGCAACTGGAAGATTACCTGAAGCGGGATGACCGCTGCATCCTGCCGCTGGGGAGCACCGAACAGCACGCCCACCTGAGCCTATGCGTCGACAACATCCTGCCCTCGAAACTGGCCCAGGACGCTGTGGGCGACTCGGGCGTGCCGGTGTTTCCCGTGTTGCCCTACGGCATCACCCCGTATTTCCGGGCGTATCCGGGCAGCATCAACCTGCGGGTGCAAACATATCTGGCCATCGTGCGCGACATTCTGGACGCCCTGCACGAGCAGGGCTTCCGGCGCATCCTGATCGTCAACGGCCACGGCGGCAATACCCCGGCGCAGGGCTTCGCCGCCGAGTGGATGGCCGATCATCCCGGCACGCAGGTCAAGTTTCACAACTGGTGGAACGCGCCGCAGGTCTGGGCCAAAGTTCAGGCCACGGACCCCAACGCCAGCCACGCTTCCTGGATGGAGAATTTCCCCTGGACACGGCTGGATGGTGTGCAGATGCCGGACGAGGAGAAGGCGGCGATTGACCTGAACTACATGCGACTGCTGCATCCGGAAGCCCTGCGTGACTATCTAGGCGAGGGCAATTTCGGGGGACGGTTTCAGCGGCCTGATGAGGACATGCAGGCCATCTGGGACGTGGCGGTGGCGGAAACCCGCGCCCTGTTGGAGGGCGGGTGGGCTGAGTCGTGA
- a CDS encoding ketopantoate reductase family protein — translation MSEDGSQKILVWGAGAIGGTIGAYLLRDGFDVTFVDVAADHVQAIGDRGLSITGPFGDFSVTAPAFTPDALQGEWDTILLCTKAQHTAAAAQALAPHLGADGVVVSIQNGLNPLIINEFIPPERVLGSFVNFGADYLEPGVVHYGGRGVVVLGEQDGQLTGRARQLHGVLRHFEPDAILSPNVFGYLWSKLAYGALLFATAVTNDSIADALDREEDRALYTELGREVMRVALAHGVTPEAFNGFDPAAFLPEAGDAAAQRSLAEMVAFNRRSAKTHSGIWRDLAVRKRTTEVDAQLGWVVHFGRLHGVPTPLNARLIEQIHEIEAGTRELSRDNLAELRALLLQEQA, via the coding sequence GTGAGCGAGGACGGATCGCAAAAAATTCTGGTCTGGGGAGCCGGGGCCATTGGCGGCACGATCGGCGCGTATCTGCTGCGGGACGGTTTTGACGTGACCTTCGTGGATGTGGCCGCCGATCACGTCCAGGCCATAGGTGACCGTGGCCTGAGCATTACCGGGCCGTTCGGAGATTTCAGCGTGACCGCGCCTGCCTTCACCCCAGACGCGCTGCAGGGCGAGTGGGACACCATCCTGCTGTGCACCAAGGCCCAGCACACCGCGGCGGCGGCTCAGGCTCTGGCACCCCATCTGGGCGCGGACGGCGTGGTGGTGTCCATCCAGAACGGGCTCAATCCGCTGATCATCAATGAATTCATTCCTCCGGAGCGTGTGCTGGGCAGCTTCGTCAACTTCGGCGCGGATTATCTGGAGCCTGGGGTGGTGCATTACGGCGGACGCGGCGTGGTGGTGCTCGGCGAACAGGATGGACAGCTGACCGGGCGGGCCAGACAGCTTCACGGGGTCCTGCGGCACTTTGAACCCGACGCCATCCTCAGCCCCAACGTGTTCGGCTACCTGTGGAGCAAACTGGCTTACGGGGCGCTGCTATTCGCCACGGCCGTCACCAACGACAGCATCGCCGACGCGCTCGATAGGGAAGAGGACCGCGCCCTGTACACCGAACTGGGCCGCGAGGTCATGCGCGTGGCGCTGGCACACGGCGTGACGCCCGAGGCCTTCAACGGCTTTGACCCGGCGGCCTTTCTGCCGGAGGCCGGCGACGCGGCGGCGCAGCGGAGCCTGGCCGAGATGGTGGCCTTCAACCGCCGCAGCGCCAAGACCCACAGCGGCATCTGGCGCGATCTGGCCGTTCGCAAGCGCACTACGGAGGTGGACGCACAACTGGGCTGGGTGGTGCATTTCGGGCGGCTGCACGGGGTTCCCACGCCGCTCAACGCCCGGCTGATCGAGCAGATTCACGAGATTGAGGCGGGAACGCGCGAGTTGAGCCGGGACAATCTGGCCGAGCTGCGCGCCCTGCTTCTTCAGGAGCAGGCATGA
- a CDS encoding SDR family NAD(P)-dependent oxidoreductase, which translates to MTGSERFAGQTVIVTGAGHGFGRTIAHAFAWEGADVWTCDVNTEGLGETARLVYHDGLTIHTRAVDVGDAAAVGAFVAEVVAETGRVDVLVNNAGGVRGQVGRPLEAVSPADWHAIFAVNVDGAFFFAQAVASHMKERRSGRIINISSGAGLGISLTGIQAYASAKAAQIGLTRQLAHELGAWGITVNNVAPGFVRSNPTTERQWESYGEEGQRKLVDGIALKRLGTPEDIANAVLFFASEGAGWITGQVLSVDGGK; encoded by the coding sequence ATGACGGGCAGCGAGCGGTTCGCGGGCCAGACCGTGATCGTCACGGGTGCGGGGCACGGGTTCGGTCGCACGATTGCCCACGCCTTCGCCTGGGAGGGAGCGGACGTCTGGACCTGCGACGTGAACACCGAGGGTCTGGGCGAGACGGCCAGGCTGGTCTACCACGACGGCCTGACCATTCACACCCGCGCGGTGGACGTGGGGGACGCCGCCGCCGTGGGTGCGTTCGTGGCTGAGGTTGTGGCCGAGACGGGCCGCGTGGACGTGCTGGTCAACAACGCGGGCGGTGTGCGCGGGCAGGTGGGCCGCCCCCTAGAAGCGGTCAGCCCCGCCGATTGGCACGCCATCTTCGCCGTCAACGTGGATGGGGCCTTTTTCTTCGCTCAGGCGGTGGCCTCGCACATGAAGGAGCGCCGGTCGGGCCGCATTATCAACATCTCCAGCGGCGCGGGCCTGGGCATCAGCCTGACCGGGATTCAGGCGTATGCCAGTGCCAAGGCCGCGCAGATCGGCCTGACCCGTCAGCTCGCCCATGAGCTGGGCGCCTGGGGCATCACCGTCAACAACGTCGCGCCCGGCTTCGTCCGCAGCAATCCCACCACCGAGCGCCAGTGGGAAAGCTACGGCGAGGAGGGACAGCGCAAGCTGGTGGACGGCATTGCCCTGAAGCGGCTGGGCACACCCGAGGACATCGCCAACGCTGTTCTCTTCTTCGCCTCGGAGGGGGCCGGCTGGATCACGGGGCAGGTCTTGAGTGTGGACGGTGGCAAATGA
- a CDS encoding dipeptidase codes for MSGLSEVLARLDQCAATSLSELIEFASIPSVSAQPAHQADMERAAGWLMERFKRAGLQTVERWPTAGHAAVYAEYLGAGEDAPTLLVYGHYDVQPPDPLEKWHTPPFTPTVRGERIYGRGVSDDKGPLLLTVQVLDAYLSTLGRLPLNLKFLFEGEEEMGSAHLNELVAQNAGRLGADFVLSADGGMWSASVPSLTVSARGLAALELTLRGASKDLHSGRHGGSVHNPLHALASLIAGLHNESGRVTVPGFYDGVADLTPQQREGIRQLPFSDEAYLNQTGAPAVYGEVGYSTLERQWHRPTLEVNGLWGGYTGEGSKTVLPAEAHAKITCRLVPGQEPERIAQLLRTHLERRLPPGITLQIHSSDHGARAYRLPDDHPGAAVAREVLAELYGKPPLDVGMGGSIPVLETFQSVLGLDTVFFSFAVGDEDIHAPNEFFRVPRLYEGQKAWAQFWWKLGQQKLAERRPS; via the coding sequence ATGAGCGGCCTGTCTGAGGTTCTGGCGCGGCTGGATCAGTGCGCTGCGACTTCGCTCTCCGAACTGATCGAGTTCGCCTCCATCCCCAGCGTCAGCGCGCAGCCCGCCCACCAGGCGGACATGGAGCGGGCGGCGGGGTGGCTCATGGAACGGTTCAAGCGCGCGGGCCTCCAGACTGTGGAACGGTGGCCCACCGCCGGACACGCCGCCGTCTACGCCGAATATCTGGGCGCGGGCGAGGATGCGCCCACCCTGCTCGTTTACGGCCATTACGACGTTCAGCCGCCCGATCCACTGGAGAAGTGGCACACGCCGCCCTTCACGCCCACGGTCAGGGGTGAGCGCATCTACGGACGCGGCGTCAGCGACGACAAGGGGCCACTGCTGCTGACCGTGCAGGTGCTGGACGCCTATCTGTCCACGCTGGGGCGGCTGCCGCTCAACCTTAAATTCCTGTTCGAGGGCGAGGAGGAAATGGGCAGCGCCCACCTGAACGAACTCGTCGCGCAGAATGCCGGGCGCCTGGGGGCCGATTTCGTCCTGAGCGCCGACGGCGGCATGTGGAGCGCTTCGGTTCCCTCGCTGACGGTCAGCGCCCGAGGGCTCGCGGCGCTGGAGCTGACCCTGCGCGGGGCGAGCAAGGACCTGCACTCCGGGCGGCATGGCGGCAGCGTCCATAACCCCCTGCACGCGCTGGCCAGCCTGATCGCCGGACTCCATAACGAGTCAGGCCGCGTGACCGTACCGGGGTTCTATGACGGTGTCGCCGATCTGACCCCTCAGCAACGTGAGGGCATCCGGCAACTGCCCTTCAGTGACGAGGCGTATCTGAACCAGACCGGAGCGCCCGCCGTGTACGGCGAGGTGGGCTATTCGACGTTGGAGCGCCAGTGGCACCGGCCCACGCTGGAGGTCAACGGCCTGTGGGGCGGCTACACCGGCGAGGGCAGCAAGACCGTGCTGCCTGCCGAGGCCCACGCCAAGATCACCTGCCGGCTGGTGCCGGGACAGGAGCCGGAGCGCATCGCACAACTGCTCCGGACGCATCTGGAACGCAGGCTGCCGCCCGGCATAACCCTCCAGATTCACTCCAGTGATCACGGCGCCCGCGCCTACCGCCTGCCCGACGATCACCCCGGCGCGGCGGTGGCGCGGGAGGTCCTGGCGGAGCTGTACGGCAAACCTCCGCTGGACGTGGGCATGGGCGGCAGTATTCCCGTGCTGGAAACCTTCCAGAGCGTGTTGGGGCTGGACACCGTGTTCTTCAGCTTCGCGGTGGGCGACGAGGACATCCACGCCCCCAACGAATTCTTCCGCGTGCCACGGCTGTACGAGGGCCAGAAGGCCTGGGCGCAGTTCTGGTGGAAGCTGGGCCAGCAGAAACTGGCCGAGAGGAGACCGTCATGA
- a CDS encoding carboxypeptidase M32 encodes MNDFQRRSAEINDLLCVLNILNWDARTQMPAGGSAARAQQLATISALTQEKLLDPAYEASAREVGGSDVEERAAQQALAAIAALKRIPTQLTRELALLKSEAQEVWARARAASDFGMFAPLLTRMVDLNRQLAEALGYDGHPYDALLNLYEPGLTVETLLPLFDRLRAHHVPLLRAIQEQPQPRSDFLNRSYGAAEQKRLSLALAQKFGYDTARGRLDESAHPFEISFTRQDVRITTRIQENFLSGALFGTLHETGHAMYEQGVRPELSRTVLTSDLLGLYAVGGASYGTHESQSRLWENRIGRSRAYWELHFPQLQATFPEALGDVDTAAFYRAVNTVRPSLIRVEADELTYDLHIMLRVELERALIGGELAVEDLPAAWNARVKADLGLEVPDDARGVLQDIHWSAGMFGSFPTYTIGNVMASQFYAAALEQRPQLEEALARGEYAPLLGWLTDNIYQHGRTYTPHELLTRVTGRGLDPQPYLDYLDGKYGELYSLDTQEEQTR; translated from the coding sequence ATGAACGACTTTCAGCGCCGCTCAGCGGAAATCAATGACCTTCTATGTGTCCTGAACATCCTCAACTGGGATGCCCGCACGCAGATGCCCGCAGGCGGCAGCGCGGCCCGTGCCCAGCAACTCGCGACAATCAGCGCGCTGACGCAGGAAAAATTGCTCGATCCAGCTTACGAGGCGTCGGCACGGGAGGTCGGCGGGAGTGACGTGGAGGAGCGCGCCGCCCAGCAGGCCTTGGCTGCCATCGCGGCCTTGAAGCGCATTCCCACCCAGCTGACCCGCGAACTCGCCTTGCTGAAGTCCGAGGCCCAGGAGGTCTGGGCACGCGCCAGGGCCGCGAGCGACTTCGGGATGTTCGCCCCCCTCCTGACGCGCATGGTGGACCTGAACCGGCAACTGGCAGAGGCGCTGGGTTACGACGGTCACCCCTACGACGCGCTGCTCAACCTGTACGAGCCGGGCCTGACGGTGGAGACGCTGTTGCCCCTGTTTGACCGCCTGCGTGCCCATCACGTTCCCCTGCTGCGGGCCATTCAGGAGCAACCCCAACCGCGCAGCGATTTCCTGAACCGCTCGTACGGGGCGGCAGAGCAGAAGCGCCTGTCGCTGGCGCTGGCCCAGAAGTTCGGGTACGACACCGCGCGCGGGCGGCTGGACGAGTCGGCGCACCCCTTCGAGATCAGCTTCACGCGCCAGGACGTGCGGATCACCACCCGCATTCAGGAGAATTTCCTGTCGGGCGCGCTGTTCGGCACCCTGCACGAGACGGGGCATGCCATGTACGAGCAGGGCGTCCGCCCGGAACTGAGCCGCACGGTGCTGACCAGCGATCTGCTGGGGCTGTACGCGGTGGGCGGAGCCAGCTACGGCACGCACGAGAGCCAGTCGCGGCTGTGGGAGAACCGCATCGGGCGTTCGCGCGCGTACTGGGAGCTGCATTTCCCGCAGCTTCAGGCGACCTTTCCCGAAGCGCTCGGGGATGTGGACACCGCGGCCTTCTACCGCGCCGTCAACACAGTGCGTCCCAGCCTGATCCGGGTGGAGGCCGACGAGCTGACCTACGACCTGCACATCATGTTGCGCGTCGAACTGGAACGCGCGCTGATCGGCGGTGAGCTGGCGGTGGAGGACCTCCCCGCCGCCTGGAATGCCCGCGTTAAGGCGGACCTGGGTCTGGAGGTGCCCGACGACGCGCGTGGCGTGTTGCAGGACATCCACTGGTCGGCGGGCATGTTCGGCTCGTTCCCCACTTACACCATCGGCAACGTGATGGCCTCGCAGTTCTACGCGGCGGCGCTTGAGCAGCGGCCCCAGCTGGAGGAGGCCCTTGCACGCGGTGAGTACGCCCCCCTGCTGGGCTGGCTCACCGACAATATCTATCAGCATGGCCGCACGTACACCCCCCACGAGTTGTTGACGCGCGTGACCGGGCGCGGTCTCGATCCGCAGCCGTATCTGGACTACCTGGACGGCAAATACGGCGAACTCTACAGCCTGGACACCCAAGAGGAGCAGACACGATGA
- a CDS encoding SDR family NAD(P)-dependent oxidoreductase: MTQQNSKLAGKVALVTGASSGIGEATALALAEHGAAVALVARRKERLDELAGRIEGMGGKVAVIVSDLAQAGQGAAVVQQTLEALGRLDIVVNNAGVMLLGPVAGGDPSDLQRMMDLNVTALMHLSQAALETMKPQRSGHIVNISSVSGRGASPLSAGYSASKWAVGGFSEGLRQEAKQDRIRVTVIEPGVVATELTDHITHTQTKDAYEGRIKDMEALQSEDIAAAVVYAVTQPERVNVNELLIRPLDQG, encoded by the coding sequence ATGACCCAGCAAAACAGCAAACTCGCAGGCAAGGTGGCCCTCGTGACCGGGGCGAGCAGCGGTATTGGGGAGGCGACGGCGCTGGCCCTCGCCGAACATGGTGCGGCGGTGGCGCTGGTCGCCCGGCGCAAGGAGCGCCTGGACGAGCTGGCGGGCCGGATCGAGGGGATGGGCGGCAAGGTGGCCGTGATCGTCTCCGATCTGGCGCAGGCCGGGCAGGGGGCAGCAGTGGTTCAGCAGACGCTTGAGGCTCTGGGCCGCCTGGACATCGTGGTGAACAACGCGGGGGTGATGCTGCTCGGCCCGGTCGCAGGCGGCGATCCCAGCGATCTGCAGCGCATGATGGACCTGAACGTTACAGCCCTGATGCACCTCTCGCAGGCTGCGCTGGAGACCATGAAGCCGCAGAGGAGCGGACATATCGTCAACATCTCCTCGGTGTCGGGACGCGGGGCCAGTCCGCTGAGCGCGGGCTACAGCGCCAGCAAGTGGGCCGTGGGCGGCTTCAGCGAGGGCCTGCGCCAGGAGGCCAAACAGGACCGGATTCGCGTGACCGTGATCGAACCCGGCGTCGTCGCCACCGAGCTGACCGATCACATCACCCACACCCAGACCAAGGACGCCTACGAGGGCCGGATCAAGGACATGGAGGCCCTCCAGTCCGAGGACATCGCCGCCGCCGTGGTCTACGCCGTGACCCAGCCGGAACGCGTCAACGTGAACGAACTGCTGATCCGTCCGCTCGATCAGGGTTGA
- a CDS encoding FadR/GntR family transcriptional regulator: MTAQPIKQQKLAASAAEELLALILRGDFAAGQRLPPERVLAEQMNISRTSLRDGIARLEVLGHLEARQGNGVFVREPSAAHLTQPFQGMLLRSPQKLAHLLDFRRMIEPEVAAQAALRATPTQIAQLEGCLERQEAARARHIKLSDEDMLFHSLIAQIAGNEVVMLVLDTLRSLMIQLRSQVVGDQPELTISEHRALVRAIASASPQAARQAMLAHMESVRHHAAPLIEKGEDNA, encoded by the coding sequence ATGACGGCGCAGCCGATCAAGCAGCAGAAACTGGCCGCCAGCGCAGCAGAGGAACTTCTGGCCCTGATCCTGCGCGGAGACTTCGCGGCCGGTCAGCGGTTGCCACCTGAGCGGGTGCTGGCCGAACAGATGAACATCTCCCGCACCAGCCTGCGGGACGGGATTGCCCGCCTTGAGGTGCTGGGACACCTGGAGGCACGCCAGGGCAACGGTGTTTTTGTCCGTGAGCCCTCTGCCGCCCACCTGACCCAGCCGTTTCAGGGCATGCTGCTGCGTTCGCCCCAGAAACTGGCCCACCTTCTTGACTTCCGGCGCATGATCGAGCCGGAAGTGGCGGCGCAGGCCGCTCTTCGTGCCACGCCCACCCAAATCGCGCAACTGGAAGGGTGTCTGGAGCGGCAGGAGGCGGCCCGCGCCCGTCACATCAAACTGAGCGATGAGGACATGCTCTTCCACAGCCTGATCGCCCAGATCGCTGGAAACGAGGTGGTCATGCTGGTGCTCGACACCCTGCGCTCGCTGATGATCCAGTTGCGCAGTCAGGTGGTGGGCGATCAGCCGGAATTGACCATTTCCGAACACCGCGCGCTGGTCCGCGCCATTGCCAGCGCCTCGCCCCAGGCCGCCCGTCAGGCCATGCTCGCCCACATGGAATCCGTTCGCCACCATGCCGCCCCACTGATCGAAAAAGGAGAAGACAATGCGTAA